From the genome of Anaerolineae bacterium, one region includes:
- a CDS encoding DUF2079 domain-containing protein, translated as MLHVWRNTSCGWSGALVALLIIAYTVFFSAITIARHNGLETNAYDLGNVDQAVWNTAHGRPLAFTNWEGRAKTFKAGTRLAMHVEPIYFLIAPLYWIWSDPRALLILQTVVLALGALPAYWLARDRLGKGLPAVVFPTAYLLFPALEAANLFDFHAVTLAASLLLFAAYGLLCGRTRWFLAFGLLAAATKEEIPLLVAMMGLYAAAIQRRPRLGIPVALAGITWFLIAVFVIVPAFNTSGRSPYLNYYGSVIQLFGDSAGQDNTVISIALGKLLTEGNLRYMVRLLAPVGWLSLFSPATLVMLLPSLLINLISDNAQMHYLERYHYAAPLVPFVIVSGIMGTAWISHQLGTGRLHFSSPYGSSPFPFTDQDQVPLMRRIAMVLSLWVLTCTLAYHYHRGFTPLAEGFTWPEVSEHDRRLQDIARLIPSNASLSTQSNLNPHFSQRDRINLFPYSLNTEYLLLDAATFTANKDNFLTWMRDHVVGGSEFGVIAAEDGYILLQRGAPPRPLPDAFYSFLRANDAVPEYPLNAEFARPDTGEGVLRLHGYDIEGRRGDERVYTLYFEALRSLSTDYQIALFELNANGDVVGATTEPPAALVWYPTQRWQPGEVIRVVFNPVTWWTQDTPEFGVAVGVYEGDEVWDLGRRLRPRVLESPWQVRLPGERTLLQLATLRNRWRGPAEEVPARLFTPPHVPQQVDMDFGGQVRLLGYDAGPTVVRPGEELHVRLYWRARAPIAESYTVFVHLLDANHQVRGQRDGLPGGGLRPTYTWAFGEVVVDEVRLVVAPEASPGPHQLEVGMYLTASGTRLPVTDAAGNPQGDRVLLPQIITVQTR; from the coding sequence ATGTTACACGTATGGCGCAACACCTCTTGCGGCTGGAGTGGGGCGTTAGTAGCTCTGCTGATTATCGCCTATACCGTCTTCTTCAGCGCCATTACTATCGCCCGCCATAATGGGCTAGAGACGAACGCGTACGACCTGGGCAACGTGGACCAGGCAGTGTGGAACACGGCGCATGGCCGGCCGCTGGCCTTCACCAACTGGGAGGGACGGGCCAAGACCTTCAAGGCTGGCACCCGGCTGGCTATGCACGTAGAGCCGATCTACTTTTTAATTGCGCCACTATATTGGATTTGGAGCGACCCGCGGGCGCTATTGATCCTGCAAACAGTTGTCCTCGCCTTAGGTGCGCTGCCAGCCTACTGGCTGGCCCGCGATCGCCTGGGCAAGGGGCTACCTGCGGTCGTCTTTCCAACCGCATATCTGCTCTTCCCGGCGTTGGAAGCGGCCAACCTCTTTGACTTCCACGCCGTGACGCTAGCCGCCAGCCTGCTCCTGTTCGCCGCGTATGGGCTGCTCTGTGGGCGCACGCGCTGGTTCCTAGCCTTTGGGCTGCTGGCCGCGGCGACGAAAGAGGAGATACCGCTCCTGGTGGCGATGATGGGGCTATACGCCGCCGCAATTCAGCGTCGGCCACGACTGGGGATACCGGTAGCGCTCGCGGGAATCACCTGGTTTCTGATCGCCGTTTTCGTGATCGTGCCGGCCTTTAACACCAGTGGCCGATCACCGTATTTGAACTATTACGGTTCGGTAATTCAATTGTTTGGCGATTCGGCCGGCCAGGATAACACCGTCATATCCATAGCACTGGGCAAACTTTTGACGGAGGGCAACCTACGCTATATGGTACGGTTGCTGGCGCCGGTGGGATGGCTTTCGCTGTTCAGCCCGGCCACGCTGGTTATGCTCCTGCCCTCTTTACTCATCAACTTGATCAGCGACAACGCGCAGATGCACTACCTGGAGCGATACCACTACGCGGCGCCGCTGGTCCCATTTGTGATCGTCTCCGGCATCATGGGAACGGCCTGGATCAGTCACCAATTGGGAACTGGTCGCCTTCATTTCTCGTCGCCCTATGGCTCATCGCCTTTCCCGTTCACTGACCAGGATCAGGTTCCTCTTATGCGGCGTATCGCGATGGTCCTCAGCCTGTGGGTGTTAACCTGTACGCTGGCCTATCACTACCACCGAGGTTTCACACCGCTGGCGGAAGGGTTCACCTGGCCAGAGGTGAGCGAGCATGACCGCCGGCTTCAGGACATCGCCAGGCTTATCCCAAGCAACGCCAGCCTCTCAACGCAATCCAACCTCAATCCGCACTTCAGCCAACGTGACCGCATCAACCTCTTCCCCTACTCGCTGAACACTGAATATCTGTTGCTGGACGCGGCTACGTTTACGGCCAATAAGGACAACTTCCTGACCTGGATGCGAGACCACGTGGTCGGAGGCAGCGAATTCGGCGTGATCGCTGCCGAGGATGGCTACATCCTCCTCCAACGCGGGGCGCCGCCGCGGCCGCTCCCCGACGCCTTCTACAGCTTCCTGCGGGCTAACGATGCGGTCCCAGAATATCCGCTCAACGCCGAGTTCGCGCGGCCCGACACGGGCGAAGGCGTGCTGCGGCTCCATGGCTATGATATCGAGGGCCGGCGCGGCGATGAGCGGGTATACACCCTGTACTTCGAGGCGCTGCGCTCCCTGTCCACCGACTACCAAATCGCTCTTTTCGAGCTGAACGCCAACGGCGACGTCGTCGGCGCGACCACCGAGCCGCCTGCCGCGCTAGTCTGGTATCCCACCCAGCGCTGGCAGCCCGGCGAAGTGATCCGCGTGGTCTTTAACCCAGTGACTTGGTGGACTCAGGATACGCCGGAGTTCGGCGTGGCCGTCGGTGTGTACGAGGGCGATGAGGTGTGGGACCTCGGCCGCCGCTTGCGGCCACGGGTGCTCGAATCGCCGTGGCAGGTGCGGCTGCCCGGCGAGCGAACGCTTCTCCAGTTGGCGACGCTGCGCAATCGCTGGCGAGGGCCGGCTGAAGAAGTGCCCGCTCGCCTGTTCACGCCGCCGCACGTCCCGCAACAGGTGGACATGGATTTCGGAGGGCAGGTCCGCTTGCTGGGATACGACGCAGGGCCGACTGTGGTCAGACCTGGTGAGGAGCTGCACGTGCGCCTGTACTGGCGGGCGCGAGCGCCCATAGCCGAATCCTACACCGTTTTTGTCCACCTGCTCGACGCAAACCACCAGGTACGAGGCCAGCGTGACGGCCTGCCCGGCGGGGGGCTGCGACCGACGTACACCTGGGCATTCGGCGAGGTA
- a CDS encoding CehA/McbA family metallohydrolase: protein MTRWYEYTGNIHMHTRFSDGSGTHADLARAAQAAGLDFLIVTDHNVLVRSAEGRYGSVLVLIGEEVHDPDRNPEGDHLLCLGIQEEVTKWRKDPQTLIHAVVGQGGLAFLAHPDERSTRFFPKRFPWLNWEVTGYTGIELWNYLSEFRGYASNLVRALLIVKAPFLLTTGPLPETLERWDRLTSQRPVVALGGSDAHAFSVRFGPWKWTLLPYELCFRAVNTHILVPEPFIGDVAHDRALILDALRQGHCWIGYDLPARTTGFRFLARQSSASAIMGDTLPAGEPTSFEVHLPHPGFIRLLRNRRLIASTHGHELRFTSEQPGVYRVEVYRQAWGRRRGWIFSNPIYVASQPV, encoded by the coding sequence ATGACTCGCTGGTATGAGTACACAGGTAATATCCATATGCACACCCGCTTCAGCGATGGCTCAGGTACCCACGCAGACCTGGCCCGGGCCGCTCAGGCGGCGGGATTGGATTTCCTCATCGTCACCGACCACAACGTCCTGGTCCGTTCGGCTGAGGGGCGATACGGGTCGGTCCTGGTGTTGATCGGCGAGGAAGTGCACGATCCCGATCGTAATCCCGAAGGCGATCATCTCTTGTGCCTGGGCATCCAGGAGGAAGTCACCAAGTGGCGAAAGGATCCACAGACGCTCATCCATGCGGTGGTTGGACAGGGAGGGCTGGCGTTTTTAGCCCATCCTGATGAGCGCAGCACCCGATTTTTCCCTAAGCGCTTTCCCTGGCTCAATTGGGAAGTGACGGGATATACCGGGATCGAGCTGTGGAATTATCTGTCGGAGTTCCGTGGCTATGCTTCCAATCTCGTGCGAGCTCTGCTAATCGTTAAAGCGCCGTTTTTGTTGACCACTGGCCCCCTCCCTGAGACGCTGGAGCGATGGGATCGGCTGACTAGCCAGCGGCCTGTTGTCGCGCTGGGAGGTTCGGATGCTCATGCCTTTTCGGTGAGGTTTGGCCCCTGGAAGTGGACTCTGCTTCCTTACGAGCTTTGCTTTCGCGCGGTGAATACCCACATCCTGGTGCCTGAACCGTTTATAGGGGATGTGGCACACGATCGCGCGCTGATCTTAGATGCCTTGCGGCAAGGACACTGCTGGATCGGCTATGATCTGCCGGCGAGGACCACTGGCTTCCGCTTTCTGGCACGCCAGTCCTCGGCTTCAGCCATCATGGGCGATACGTTGCCAGCCGGAGAGCCCACGTCATTTGAAGTCCATCTTCCACATCCAGGCTTTATCCGGCTGTTACGCAACAGACGACTTATCGCTTCAACCCACGGTCATGAGCTGCGCTTCACCAGCGAGCAGCCAGGCGTATATCGGGTGGAGGTGTATCGTCAAGCCTGGGGACGGCGGCGTGGGTGGATCTTCAGCAACCCGATTTATGTGGCTTCCCAGCCTGTGTGA
- a CDS encoding SpoIID/LytB domain-containing protein has protein sequence MAASPVVSPASAKTLKEALGGPGWLLGRPQRSPDGRWLAVERMPTGAETLAQAELWLADRDGNPLRILDTNGAYAPRWSPDSRTLAYLRAGTIWLVSLDGLSPRRLTGLSGGDASSGRNVLAGDLHPTEVLIPPSTIRVAHHPSNTCRDRLPWSIDVIPFEEYVRRVVPHEVPARWPSAVVRAQAIAARTYAWYHVLQGKPDFDVTDWVDYQVMCDTTHPASDEAVLATAGQYIAYRNRPILAKYSADHGHPTLDGGLPYLQAVPDPVSLGKPRRGHGHGMSQWGAYRWAQTYGWDELQILAHYYTGVEVRRSGERPPLRLGITDPWAGWYYGGRGVWLEANAAPVDEVNRVTFWADGRIVGEDTTPADGWGMALDFAQIGVSATLTVSAETISGTVRGENRLWLGVDQERPQGAAWLLPPTSPPPTITLGLTSSDGGLAGFAGMGVSAAWSWEGEDFQGVPGGPVGDPEAHNGLAWGTKAGFAGTWTSQPVQTLPVGRIYRALFRLRTGPELTSSVVARLEVTAEPGGRLLGLADVRGLHFLSPNAYQDIPVDFWYDAPASVGLRFRVRNSGAADLMLDRVLVVEYPTLQPPEAAWALPTGARAGQLIAVAFDRAGNASNPRPITLAFAEMPGPGAWEDAGPADWITDTTRSRLTITVWTPGGFEPAGSACRVSGDGGATWGGWTYAEADASAGAIVPIRLACIPTSLGEGESLAQFRAEDVHGRFAESEPFPVRVDTQPPLLSFRLDGQPGENGWFLGPVTITLTATDATSGIREIAWRTDDSMWQGGTLSIVVGRPGKTVIQARAVDHARLGSQKMLTVSVDMAPPTARMFAPELTALPFFTVRWEGEDDAAGVVNFDVQVQASDASEWTDWLTDTIASEMLFKGRPLTSYRFRARARDAAGRIGGWSEPVHVAVVTRAVFLPMLHR, from the coding sequence ATGGCGGCTTCGCCTGTTGTCTCACCTGCCTCGGCCAAAACACTGAAGGAAGCTTTAGGCGGCCCCGGCTGGCTTCTGGGGCGGCCCCAGCGTTCCCCAGATGGCCGCTGGCTGGCCGTGGAACGTATGCCTACCGGCGCTGAGACGCTGGCACAGGCCGAACTGTGGCTGGCCGATCGAGACGGCAATCCCCTGCGTATTCTGGACACGAACGGCGCCTATGCCCCTCGCTGGTCGCCGGATAGCCGCACCCTGGCCTACCTGCGCGCCGGCACTATCTGGCTCGTGTCTCTAGATGGTCTATCGCCTCGCCGCCTCACGGGCCTCAGCGGTGGAGACGCCTCCTCAGGTAGAAACGTCTTAGCGGGAGATCTGCACCCGACGGAGGTACTCATCCCACCTTCCACCATCCGCGTCGCTCACCATCCCAGCAACACTTGCCGTGACCGTCTCCCTTGGTCCATAGATGTGATCCCATTCGAGGAATACGTGCGCCGTGTGGTCCCCCATGAGGTGCCCGCGCGGTGGCCATCAGCCGTGGTGCGCGCGCAGGCCATCGCTGCCCGTACCTATGCTTGGTACCATGTGCTCCAAGGCAAGCCCGACTTCGACGTCACCGACTGGGTTGACTATCAGGTGATGTGCGACACGACCCATCCGGCCAGCGATGAGGCTGTCTTGGCGACGGCCGGGCAATACATTGCCTATCGAAACCGTCCCATCCTTGCCAAGTACAGTGCCGATCACGGACATCCCACACTTGACGGCGGATTACCCTACTTGCAAGCGGTGCCCGATCCCGTTAGCCTGGGCAAGCCGCGACGCGGCCATGGTCACGGGATGAGTCAATGGGGGGCTTACCGCTGGGCTCAGACATACGGCTGGGATGAGCTGCAGATCCTAGCGCACTACTACACGGGCGTGGAGGTCCGTCGCTCCGGTGAGCGCCCACCTCTACGCCTAGGCATCACTGACCCATGGGCCGGATGGTACTACGGCGGCCGCGGCGTCTGGCTGGAGGCTAACGCCGCCCCCGTTGACGAGGTCAACCGTGTCACGTTCTGGGCAGATGGCCGCATCGTCGGCGAGGATACTACGCCGGCTGACGGCTGGGGCATGGCCTTAGATTTCGCTCAGATCGGCGTGAGCGCCACGCTCACGGTCAGCGCTGAGACGATCAGCGGCACCGTGCGCGGGGAAAACCGGCTATGGCTAGGCGTAGACCAAGAACGACCACAGGGCGCAGCGTGGCTGCTGCCACCGACTAGCCCGCCGCCTACTATCACCCTCGGCCTGACCAGCAGCGACGGCGGGCTGGCCGGCTTCGCAGGGATGGGGGTGAGCGCAGCTTGGAGCTGGGAAGGCGAGGATTTCCAGGGCGTGCCTGGCGGACCGGTAGGTGATCCTGAAGCGCATAATGGCCTGGCCTGGGGGACAAAGGCTGGATTCGCCGGGACATGGACCAGCCAGCCGGTGCAGACATTGCCCGTAGGCCGTATCTATCGGGCGCTCTTCCGGCTGCGCACCGGCCCCGAGTTGACCTCGAGTGTTGTCGCCCGACTTGAGGTGACAGCCGAGCCTGGAGGGCGATTGCTGGGGCTGGCAGATGTGCGCGGCCTGCACTTTCTATCACCGAATGCCTACCAAGACATTCCCGTGGACTTCTGGTACGATGCTCCGGCTTCAGTGGGCTTACGGTTTCGCGTGCGCAATAGCGGTGCTGCCGATCTAATGCTCGATCGGGTGCTGGTAGTAGAGTATCCCACGCTGCAGCCGCCTGAGGCCGCATGGGCGTTGCCAACCGGCGCGCGAGCTGGCCAACTTATTGCGGTCGCATTCGATCGAGCCGGCAACGCCTCTAATCCCCGGCCGATAACACTCGCCTTCGCAGAGATGCCAGGGCCGGGCGCCTGGGAGGACGCCGGGCCAGCCGATTGGATCACCGACACCACGCGCAGCCGCTTGACCATCACGGTGTGGACGCCTGGTGGCTTTGAGCCGGCAGGATCGGCCTGTCGCGTCTCTGGCGATGGCGGAGCGACGTGGGGTGGCTGGACATACGCTGAGGCCGATGCATCGGCCGGGGCTATCGTGCCCATAAGGCTGGCCTGTATTCCTACTTCCCTGGGCGAGGGGGAGAGCTTGGCGCAGTTCAGGGCAGAGGACGTCCATGGCCGCTTCGCCGAGTCAGAGCCATTCCCTGTGCGAGTGGACACACAGCCACCCTTGCTTTCGTTCAGGTTGGATGGACAGCCGGGCGAGAATGGCTGGTTCCTAGGACCGGTGACAATCACGCTAACTGCCACTGACGCTACATCAGGCATTCGAGAGATAGCCTGGCGAACGGATGATAGCATGTGGCAGGGAGGGACGTTGTCGATAGTGGTGGGGCGACCGGGGAAAACGGTGATACAGGCGCGAGCGGTGGATCACGCTAGGTTGGGAAGCCAGAAGATGCTCACGGTCTCGGTGGATATGGCCCCTCCTACGGCGCGTATGTTTGCCCCAGAGCTGACTGCGCTTCCGTTTTTCACGGTGCGCTGGGAAGGGGAGGACGACGCCGCTGGTGTGGTCAACTTTGATGTTCAGGTACAGGCCAGCGATGCCTCTGAGTGGACGGATTGGCTTACAGACACTATAGCTTCAGAAATGTTATTTAAGGGACGTCCGTTGACCAGCTATCGCTTTCGGGCGCGTGCTCGTGACGCGGCCGGCCGCATAGGAGGATGGTCAGAGCCGGTTCACGTTGCTGTCGTCACGCGTGCGGTATTCCTTCCGATGTTGCATCGGTGA
- a CDS encoding AAC(3) family N-acetyltransferase, which yields MNRGLTAVEIVADLRALGLRPGDEVLVHSSLSSLGWVEGGADTVVDALIAAVSPGGTVLAPALTGSPEDGPDRPPRMDVRSTPCASWIGRIPEAFRRRPEARRSLHPTHSVTAIGAQAEWYTTGHEHCTTPCGPGSPYIRLMDRGGYILLLGCTQESNTSLHALEELAGVPYHLQYQITHAIVVDADGRELVVSGRLHLWGWKRNFSRIDEPLRQAGAMREGRVGQAHARLIHAGQMREIILPLIQADPLYLLADEARVAFMKQG from the coding sequence ATGAACCGCGGGTTAACGGCCGTAGAGATCGTTGCAGACCTGCGCGCGCTGGGGCTGCGACCCGGCGACGAGGTGTTGGTTCATTCCTCGTTAAGCAGCCTGGGATGGGTCGAAGGAGGCGCCGACACGGTCGTAGACGCCCTCATCGCAGCGGTATCGCCCGGCGGGACGGTGTTGGCGCCGGCCCTCACCGGCTCGCCGGAGGATGGGCCAGACCGTCCACCGCGCATGGATGTGCGCTCCACCCCGTGCGCGAGCTGGATCGGCCGCATTCCAGAGGCGTTTCGACGGCGGCCTGAAGCCCGCCGTAGCCTGCATCCCACGCATTCGGTCACAGCCATCGGCGCGCAGGCCGAATGGTATACGACCGGCCACGAGCACTGTACCACGCCGTGCGGTCCCGGCAGCCCGTACATCCGACTGATGGATCGTGGCGGCTACATCCTGCTGCTGGGATGCACGCAGGAGAGCAACACTTCCCTGCATGCGTTGGAGGAGCTAGCTGGGGTGCCGTATCACCTCCAGTATCAGATTACCCACGCCATCGTCGTGGATGCCGATGGCCGTGAGCTCGTGGTGTCCGGTCGGCTTCACCTGTGGGGCTGGAAGCGTAACTTCTCCCGAATAGATGAGCCGTTGCGACAGGCAGGAGCCATGCGGGAAGGGCGTGTGGGACAGGCCCATGCACGGCTGATCCACGCCGGCCAAATGCGAGAGATCATCCTGCCGCTGATCCAGGCCGATCCTCTGTACCTGTTGGCCGATGAGGCTCGCGTGGCGTTCATGAAACAGGGGTGA
- a CDS encoding DUF2079 domain-containing protein — MATQAVKSLIVFRKWGLLLTILATLAFAIYFGALSVARHEAFQTAGYDLGNADQALWNTAHGRPLRFTNWVGKDNWFREPTRLGMHVEPIYFLLVPLYWLWEDVRALLILQAAAVALGAIPAYRLARRRLYSEAAGASLALAYLAHPGLHSLVTSDFHAVALAAPLLLAAFDFVEEKRNGPFALVATLAMATKENIPLAVAGLGVWAWLMQKRRCFGIVVVLLALAWFTIATFVIIPAYNIVGRSPYLSRYQAAMSRAAASHMLANLTDHVARRYYLNYLLPLAGLPLLNLPALIPAIPELAINLLSSDRQMRTFGRQYVAALIPIATAAAALGLATLWGWTQLRRPTWLKPAQTATLGLLLLASAWSSSRSPWMPFAADFQWPRPTSHQRGLAEFARLIPDDASLCTQDNLNPHFTHRSTIHLLPYSLDCEYALLDVKSYPGNNYGDIQTYLRQRLLESGDFGLIAADDGYVLFQRGAPRRPLPDSFYRFALPEDVNPDIRMSGRFGDVIRFLGYEVDPRSGQAPHLSLYFEALRPLQEDYRLILYLVEEPGTLIAATEFPQPALVWYPTSLWQPGRIVEVRANTIDWLLEPGKVYAMALGWIRGPNVWDPSTRLPYIGEDGDLVPRRFQGDTLVYLASFTASGEVTIATRRDKLPDQAQPIRARLANGVVLAGFALENGQGRVQVHPGETLHLRLFWQVEATPDRDYTVFVHLLDSSGQLAGQGDSPPLGNSWPTSRWRPGDLVPDLYAINLAPTLSPGLYRICLGMYDPDSGKRVDIAGEGVDQAMQAIYLPVQVQVVL; from the coding sequence ATGGCGACACAAGCCGTGAAAAGCTTGATCGTGTTCCGCAAGTGGGGTTTGCTGCTTACGATCCTGGCCACCCTGGCGTTTGCGATATACTTCGGCGCGCTGTCGGTCGCCCGCCATGAGGCATTCCAGACAGCCGGTTACGATCTGGGGAACGCCGACCAAGCCTTGTGGAACACAGCCCATGGCCGGCCGCTGCGATTCACCAATTGGGTTGGCAAGGACAACTGGTTCCGAGAGCCCACTCGGCTGGGGATGCACGTCGAGCCGATCTATTTTCTCCTAGTCCCTCTGTACTGGCTATGGGAAGATGTGCGGGCCTTATTGATCCTTCAGGCTGCGGCTGTGGCCTTGGGGGCGATCCCGGCATATCGCCTGGCCCGTCGCCGGCTGTACAGTGAAGCCGCTGGCGCGAGCCTCGCTTTGGCCTATCTCGCCCATCCTGGCCTACACTCGTTAGTCACCAGCGATTTCCACGCCGTCGCCCTGGCCGCTCCCTTGCTGTTGGCCGCCTTCGACTTCGTGGAAGAGAAGCGCAATGGGCCATTTGCCCTCGTCGCCACCCTGGCAATGGCGACGAAGGAGAACATCCCATTAGCGGTCGCCGGCTTAGGAGTGTGGGCCTGGCTGATGCAAAAACGGCGATGCTTCGGCATCGTCGTCGTCCTGCTAGCCTTGGCCTGGTTCACGATCGCCACTTTCGTCATCATTCCGGCTTACAACATCGTCGGTCGCTCTCCGTACCTGTCCCGTTATCAAGCTGCGATGTCACGCGCGGCCGCCTCACACATGCTAGCCAACCTGACGGATCACGTCGCTCGCAGGTATTATCTGAACTATCTGCTGCCCTTAGCCGGCCTACCCCTGCTGAATCTCCCCGCGTTGATACCAGCGATCCCTGAGTTGGCCATCAACCTGCTGAGTAGCGACCGCCAGATGAGGACGTTCGGCCGCCAATATGTGGCCGCCTTGATTCCTATCGCCACCGCCGCTGCCGCGCTCGGGTTGGCAACCCTGTGGGGCTGGACGCAATTGCGGCGTCCGACATGGCTGAAGCCAGCCCAGACGGCAACCCTGGGCCTCTTGCTGCTCGCCTCGGCGTGGTCTTCGAGCCGCTCGCCGTGGATGCCCTTTGCCGCTGATTTTCAGTGGCCGAGGCCCACCTCACATCAGCGCGGGTTGGCAGAGTTCGCGAGGTTGATCCCGGATGACGCTAGCCTTTGCACTCAAGACAACCTTAATCCGCACTTCACGCATCGGTCCACCATCCATCTACTACCCTATTCGCTGGACTGCGAATACGCCCTCCTTGATGTGAAAAGCTACCCTGGCAACAACTATGGCGACATCCAGACTTACCTTCGTCAACGGCTCCTAGAGAGCGGGGATTTTGGCCTGATCGCTGCCGATGATGGGTATGTGCTATTTCAACGGGGGGCTCCTCGCCGGCCGCTTCCCGATTCGTTTTACCGATTTGCCCTGCCTGAGGACGTCAACCCCGATATACGGATGTCCGGCCGCTTTGGCGATGTAATCCGTTTCCTCGGCTACGAGGTTGATCCCCGCTCGGGCCAGGCTCCACATCTCTCGCTGTACTTCGAGGCATTGCGCCCACTGCAGGAGGACTATCGCTTGATCCTCTATCTGGTGGAGGAGCCTGGTACGCTTATCGCTGCCACCGAATTTCCGCAGCCTGCTTTGGTGTGGTATCCTACGAGCCTCTGGCAGCCGGGCCGGATAGTCGAAGTGCGGGCGAACACCATAGATTGGCTGCTGGAGCCGGGAAAGGTGTATGCAATGGCCTTGGGATGGATTCGCGGCCCCAACGTATGGGATCCGAGCACGCGGTTGCCCTACATTGGGGAAGATGGCGACCTTGTGCCACGTCGTTTCCAGGGAGATACGCTAGTCTATTTGGCATCCTTCACCGCTTCTGGCGAAGTGACCATCGCCACTCGCCGCGACAAACTTCCGGATCAGGCGCAGCCGATAAGAGCACGGTTAGCGAATGGAGTGGTATTGGCCGGTTTCGCTCTAGAGAATGGCCAAGGCCGCGTTCAGGTTCACCCAGGGGAGACGCTACATCTGCGCCTGTTCTGGCAGGTCGAAGCTACGCCAGATCGAGATTACACTGTCTTCGTGCACCTGCTGGACTCATCCGGACAGCTCGCTGGCCAGGGAGATAGCCCGCCGCTGGGCAACTCCTGGCCCACCAGCCGCTGGCGTCCGGGCGATCTGGTGCCCGATCTCTATGCGATCAATCTGGCTCCGACGTTATCGCCGGGGCTGTACAGGATCTGTCTGGGCATGTACGATCCGGACAGCGGAAAGAGGGTAGATATAGCGGGTGAAGGGGTAGATCAAGCCATGCAGGCGATCTACCTGCCGGTTCAGGTTCAGGTCGTGCTATGA